The Cynocephalus volans isolate mCynVol1 chromosome 2, mCynVol1.pri, whole genome shotgun sequence genome window below encodes:
- the CETN3 gene encoding centrin-3 isoform X2 — MSLALRSELVVDKTKRKKRRELSEEQKQEIKDAFELFDTDKDEAIDYHELKVAMRALGFDVKKADVLKILKDYDREATGKITFEDFNEVVTDWILERDPHEEILKAFKLFDDDDSGKISLRNLRRVARELGENMSDEELRAMIEEFDKDGDGEILKNILLIPVLV; from the exons atgagtttagCTCTGAG AAGCGAGCTTGTAGTAgacaaaacaaagaggaaaaaaagaagagaactcTCCGAGGAACAGAAACAGGAAATTAAAGATGCTTTTGAACTGTTTGATACAGACAAAGATGAAGCAATAGACTATCACGAATTAAAG GTGGCAATGAGAGCCTTGGGATTTGATGTAAAAAAAGCTGATGTACTGAAGATTCTTAAAGATTATGACAGAGAAGCCACAGGGAAAATCACCTTTGAAGATTTTAATGAAGTTG tgACAGACTGGATATTGGAAAGAGATCCACATGAAGAGATACTGAAAGCATTTAAACTATTTGATGATGATGATTCAGGTAAAATAAGCTTGAGGAATTTACGACGTGTTGCCAGAGAATTGGGTGAAAATATGAGTGATGAAGAACTTCGGGCTATGATAGAAGAATTTGATAAAGATGGTGATGGAGAGA ttcttaagaATATACTCTTGATTCCTGTTTTGGTCTAG
- the CETN3 gene encoding centrin-3 isoform X1 gives MSLALRSELVVDKTKRKKRRELSEEQKQEIKDAFELFDTDKDEAIDYHELKVAMRALGFDVKKADVLKILKDYDREATGKITFEDFNEVVTDWILERDPHEEILKAFKLFDDDDSGKISLRNLRRVARELGENMSDEELRAMIEEFDKDGDGEINQEEFIAIMTGDI, from the exons atgagtttagCTCTGAG AAGCGAGCTTGTAGTAgacaaaacaaagaggaaaaaaagaagagaactcTCCGAGGAACAGAAACAGGAAATTAAAGATGCTTTTGAACTGTTTGATACAGACAAAGATGAAGCAATAGACTATCACGAATTAAAG GTGGCAATGAGAGCCTTGGGATTTGATGTAAAAAAAGCTGATGTACTGAAGATTCTTAAAGATTATGACAGAGAAGCCACAGGGAAAATCACCTTTGAAGATTTTAATGAAGTTG tgACAGACTGGATATTGGAAAGAGATCCACATGAAGAGATACTGAAAGCATTTAAACTATTTGATGATGATGATTCAGGTAAAATAAGCTTGAGGAATTTACGACGTGTTGCCAGAGAATTGGGTGAAAATATGAGTGATGAAGAACTTCGGGCTATGATAGAAGAATTTGATAAAGATGGTGATGGAGAGA TAAATCAAGAGGAGTTCATTGCTATTATGACTGGTGACATTTAA